The Strigops habroptila isolate Jane chromosome 13, bStrHab1.2.pri, whole genome shotgun sequence genome contains a region encoding:
- the MTG2 gene encoding mitochondrial ribosome-associated GTPase 2: MLARCWAVLRSRPLWKPVLLSPVPLPAGGRPVTFSTTCVRCSKNRRLRQKRIISERKLTRYFVDHRKVRVVGGQGGGGGHSFYSEPRKVFGGPDGGNGGDGGHVILKADQQMKSLSSVLPFYQGFHGERGGNKNCYGSNGACLYVKVPVGTLVKEDGKVVADLTRHGEEYVAAYGGAGGKGNRFFLSNENRAPTTFTPGEPGQERVLHLELKTTAHAGLVGFPNAGKSSLLRAISRARPAVAAYPFTTLNPHVGIVHYQDYEQVAVADIPGLIKGAHQNRGLGVAFLRHIERCRFLLYVVDLSVSQPWIQLEDLKYELEQYQKGLSERPCVVIGNKIDLAQSRINLPLLKEQIADRVIALSALTGDNLEELLFCLRELYDAYVKTEQSRGQSPVKW; this comes from the exons ATGCTGGCGCGGTGCTGGGCCGTGCTGCGCAGCCGGCCGCTGTGGAAGCCAGTCCTCCTGAGCCCGGTGCCGCTGCCGGCGGGAGGCCGGCCGGTGACTTTCTCCACAACGTGCGTGAGGTGCTCAAAGAACCGGCGGCTGAGGCAAAAAAGAATCATTTCGGAAAGGAAACTG ACACGTTACTTTGTGGATCACCGGAAAGTGCGTGTGGTTGGaggacaaggaggaggagggggccATTCTTTTTATAGTGAACCCAGAAAAGTATTTGGAGGTCCTGATGGTGGAAATGGAGGTGATGGGGGTCATGTCATTTTGAAAG ctgaCCAGCAAATGAAATCACTTTCTTCAGTCCTCCCCTTTTATCAGGGTTTTcatggagagagaggaggaaataaaaactgttaCGGATCTAACGGTGCATGTTTGTATGTTAAA GTACCCGTAGGTACATTGGTTAAGGAGGATGGGAAAGTCGTGGCTGACCTCACTCGACATGGTGAAGAGTATGTTGCAGCTtatggaggagctggagggaaAGGTAATcgcttttttctttccaatgaaAACCGAGCTCCAACAACATTTACTCCAGGAGAACCAGGGCAGGAAAGGGTCCTCCATCTGGAACTCAAGACAACAGCTCATGCAGGACTG GTGGGCTTTCCCAATGCTGGTAAATCATCACTCTTGAGAGCAATCTCCCGTGCCAGGCCAGCAGTGGCTGCCTACCCCTTCACAACCCTCAACCCCCACGTTGGCATCGTCCACTATCAGGACTATGAGCAAGTAGCAG TTGCTGACATTCCTGGCCTAATAAAGGGTGCTCATCAAAACAGGGGCCTCGGCGTGGCCTTCCTAAGGCATATTGAACGCTGCCGCTTTCTCTTGTATGTGGTGGATCTCTCTGTGTCTCAGCCATGGATTCAGCTGGAAGACTTAAAATATGAACTGGAACAATATCAAAAAGGATTGTCTGAGAGGCCTTGTGTTGTCATTGGGAATAAGATTGACCTTGCTCAGTCCAGGATCAATCTGCCACTCCTTAAAGAACAGATAGCTGACCGGGTCATTGCGTTGTCTGCGTTGACAGGAGACAACCTAGAGGAACTGTTGTTCTGTTTGAGAGAACTGTATGATGCTTATGTGAAGACAGAACAATCACGTGGGCAAAGCCCAGTCAAGTGGTAG